The nucleotide window GACCCCTGCAGACTCAGTTCAGTTGCCGAGTTGATCGCTCTGGGCTTGTTAGTGGAGCTTCGTGGTGTGTACACACTTAAATAAAGTGATAAATATCTGGAAGTTATAGAATAagtgattttataattttaatgttagatagattctttttctttctgcTTCAACTCTCAAGAATTCATTTATCGAAATGCAGGATAAGATTTCCTTACCCATTGCAATGGGGTATTCCCAATGTTGATGCTGGACAAGTCTTTATGATGATGGCTGCAGTTTTCGTTTCTCTCGTTGAGGTTAATATCTTGTTGCCAATGTTCAATCTAATATTCTGGATTTATTCGCTGACATGATTCAAGTTCCTCTCTTGCTAGTAAAACTAATCGAAAATACATTGAGAATTTTTTAGCCTGGTGTTGATATTGTCCTTCTGAAGAACCCTTTTCCTACTCTTTTGTCAGTCTACCGGAGGATTTATTGCAGCTGCAAGATATGGAAGTGCAACATTTTGCCCAGCTTCCGTGCTGAGCCGTGGTGCTGGATGGCTGGTAACTAAATTGACTATATCGATATCCTCTCTAACTACGTGTTCTTTCTTTAATCTATAATTCTGTGGaactcaatttttcttttgttgatgtCCAGGGATTAAGTACGTTGATCAATGGTTTATGGGGAACCCCCAGTGGATCAACTGTATCAGTGTAATACATCTATCTACCTTAGGAAATGCTTAAAGTAGGATATTTTAGTTTGTTCCATGCCTCATACAAAATTCTAGGCTAAGTTGTTGTCTCTGGATATCTCCGCGCCAACCATCTTTAAAGAAAGTGCATCTGCAGATACCTTCTTATTACCTGACCATGTGTTGCTAATGCTTTTCTCTTATGAATTATGAAGTGAAAATGTAGGTCTTTTAGCATTGACACGAGTCGGAAGCAGAAGAGTAATTCAAATCTCTGCAGTATTTATGCTTTTCTTTTCTGTGTTAGGTGAGATTCATTGTATTATATAACTTATCTTTCTGATTTCTTGtatgtttatttgttttgaaaCGAATGACTCTACCGAGTGATTGCTGTTCATGTTTATGAATGTTGGGAGTAATGGCTGCACCTCTCTTTGATCACAAACAGGAAAATTTGGAGCTATTCTTGCTTCAATACCTTTGCCGATTATTGGAGctttatattgtgtcttgttTGCCCTCATGTGTAAGTGATGTCTCTAAACATGCAATTAATTTCTCATATTCCCTATATAAAGTCTTTGATATGTTGTGTTTATTGGATGAGGCAGCTGCTGCTGGTTTTGATTTACTACAATTCTGCAACCTCAACAGCTATAGGACTAAGTTTATATTAGGCTTCTCAATCTACATGGGCCTTTCTGTGCCACAATACTTCAAAGGTTATGTCATAACCACTGGTCTCGGTCCTGTTCAATCTGGCTCAGCCACGGTTAGTATATACATCAAAGTCACAATTTACCCCCCCTTTAAGTAGCATTTCTGGCATTTACCATTTATAGTATGTGCAGTTTGATCAGATTATGCAAGTGATCTTCACGTCCCCCGCCACAGTGGCTGGAGTTATAGCTTACTTCTTAGACCTCACTCTGGCGCGTAGGCATCCTTTAACCAGGAAAGACAGTGGAAGGCATTGGTGGGCTAAGTTCAAGTACTATGGGCGAGATCCTCGGAGTGAAGAATTTTATTCTCTCCCTTATGGACTCTCCAAGTACTTTCCTTCAGTATGACACATTGATATTAATTAAGAATGAGAAGAAATCTGTCGAAATACTCACAAGTAATGACATTTCATTTGTATAATCCCCTAATGTTATTGAGAACTATTCTAATTATATAGTTGATTAGCTTATGTACTGGTGCACATAGTTTTCAACAAGAGATTATTTCTGATAGACGCTCATCAAAATATAATCGTCCGTCCTCCTGAGCACTAATCTGTGCTCCTTTGACAATAGTGAAAAATGGGCTTGGTGGACTATTTGGAGTTGGAGCTGGGCCCATCTGAACGTGGGCTTCAAAtctcttttgtctttttcaATTTGTTGATTTAACCTCCGTTTCAACAGTccacaacaaataaattaaagaatatgaaaaatagCACGTTTATTAGATGGCTGAGTTAATTTCCAATTTATAAAACTCATAATGATTTCCCAAATCTTAATGTTAAGGACTCGAaacatttctttcttttctttgactataatattttcaatatttaattaaaacttgtaaattattattttttatccaatTTCCTACCAtgtaaattttagaaaaaaagtattattaatTTGTCAATAACATCATGGGTAAACAataatttattaagttttatAGTGATTTTAATAGGTTAATTGTGGATATAAGAAGACAAAAATTCAAGGCattattaagaaaaagaaaagaaagaagaacagTGGGCTTTGAGTGATTGCaaacaaatcaaacaaaagCCCAGAGGTGTGTCCGTACGGAGTACTCCGCTAAACGACAACTTGTGGATCTTTTAAGATCACATTTGGGTATTATTTTTTGGGTCCCATCTCTAACCACGTGGCGGCGCCAACTAgtcctttaatttcttttcattattgTTAGTAAACTAGTGATACTAATATTACTATTCGTATATATTAGAAGAAATTAATTACtgacaaaattatattaatttagtataaatattaAGTATAGATAAATTTTTAtcaatatgaaaattttctccttttaataatattagttaTACTCAATTATACATAATGATGATGGAATTTCTTCaataactataaaaattaatttaatggtaataataaaagattatgAACCAATTATTGGATAGGGGATAGCCCACATTTTTGTCAATaatttctatttattattatccaatataaattcaagatcttcttctattattttattttatatgtgaataagaaaaaattgaattcgTCTCTTTTTTGTCAAACATGGCAAAGTGTTTCATGGTAAAAGATCATTAAAGTTTTTCAATTAGACGGTTTaaatcattctttttattttgatagtgttcattttttttccttaagcAAAAGTAAATCCTTCATTAagcaattttttcaataaataattgtttgaagacagttttcttttttccaaaaataatattgtattgTCAAATGGCATGTAGCATTTGAAAATTCAAGTATGGATTGTTCATTTTATTGTTTGCGGTTAGGTTAGAGGAATAAATTGATTGCACAATAAAATTAGcgtattgaaaatattatagcTAGAGTTATTTATCtcatcttttatatataatagataaTCTCACGATTGTACATGGTATACAATCTATCCTAATTCTAGCTAATCCCTTCGATCAACCGCATAATAGATTCAATTCCTAATTTTTATATGAGAAACCCCTTGTTAATTCCTTCTACCAAACAACCTCTAG belongs to Solanum stenotomum isolate F172 chromosome 1, ASM1918654v1, whole genome shotgun sequence and includes:
- the LOC125874577 gene encoding nucleobase-ascorbate transporter 4 encodes the protein MTVQAKDELVPHPVKDQLPGVDICINSNPSWAEAVILGFQHYLVMLGTSVIIPTIIVPQMGGGNVEKAQVIQTLLFVAGVNTLLQSWFGTRLPVVIGGSFRFIIPAVFIALSNRYNAYLDPRERFEQSMRSMQGALMIASVIPVLAGFLGIWRIVTRFLSPLSKAPLVLLVGIGLYEQGFPLLGECVEIGLPELVLLILLSQFIPHVWKLKLPIFERFAVLLSVGIVWAFAALLTVAGAYTNRPLQTQFSCRVDRSGLVSGASWIRFPYPLQWGIPNVDAGQVFMMMAAVFVSLVESTGGFIAAARYGSATFCPASVLSRGAGWLGLSTLINGLWGTPSGSTVSVENVGLLALTRVGSRRVIQISAVFMLFFSVLGKFGAILASIPLPIIGALYCVLFALMSAAGFDLLQFCNLNSYRTKFILGFSIYMGLSVPQYFKGYVITTGLGPVQSGSATFDQIMQVIFTSPATVAGVIAYFLDLTLARRHPLTRKDSGRHWWAKFKYYGRDPRSEEFYSLPYGLSKYFPSV